TAATCTAGGATAATGAAGTCCACAAGAAAGATGAATTTCCCAATTTGCAACAACAAATCTCCAATAACCCCCTTAGGGTGTGCTATAGACCTGTCAACCAGATTATCACAGTAGTTGGTCTTGGAGCTCCCAGACCCAATTGCTTGAACAAGGACAAGGGCATCAGATTTATGCTTacccccaaatcacaaagtgcacaacccacatcaatattaccaattCGTACAGGGATGGTGAAGCTACTAGGATCCTtgagcttttgaggaagcttgtTTTGGACTCTTGAAGTGCATTCCTCAGTAAGTGCGACTGTCTCGAATTCAGTCAATCTCCTTTTGTGAGACACTATTTCTTTTAAGTACTTAGCATACTTTGGAATTTCACAAAGTACATCCACCAATGGAATCTTCAATTGAACCtggctcaacatagagagaaatttgctGAACATGCGATCaacattctttttctgcaatatCTGGGGGGAAAGTGGTGGTGGCCTTGTAGCCTCCACTGGCTCTGAAATTGcatcattttctttgatttgtgtGTTGCCTTAGGAATCAACTCCCCCTCAGGTATATgtttgtcttttctcttctttggcaCTTTCTCTAGTTCTCTCATGTTTCTGAGTGTAACTGCATTAACTTCAGAGTTCTTATCTATATCACTGGGGAGAGTGCCTGCAGGTCTAGTATATTGATTTGTTGCTAACTTCCCCATTTGCCTCTCAAGATTTCCGAAATCAGTACTGAGTTGTTGATTGTCAAGCAACAACTTCTTCAACAAATCATTCGTAGTCTCTTCTACCTgttgaggtagattatgaggtttattgaaatttccttgtGGTCTATAATGATTCTGATTCGGTTGATTTCCACCCCCATGAAAAGTTGGGATGATTCTTCCAATTTGTGTTGTAAGTGTTCTCATATTGTTCCTGTTGATCATTGGACCTCTGCTCTGTTGCCTCACATAGTATATAGATTCAGGATTCGTGGGGCACATGTCACTCATATCACTGTCACCACATAGTTCGCAGCAAATAGACATTTGTTCTACATGTTGCATCGGTTGTGTTTTTTGCATTGTCATTCTATTCATCTGATTTGCAAATTTTGCTATATCGGCTCTCATGGCTGAAAAGTCATCAAGCTCAATCAACCCGGCTGCTTTCTGTTTAATTGCCCTTCGTGAATCCCCATCtccttgccaattatgatcattagtaGTAAAGTTATTTAGCAAGAGTTGTATTTCATTGTACGGTCTCGCCATGCAACTACTCTCACAAGgtgaatcaagattcatctttgatgCCTCATCTAGCCCATCAACAAAAGTGTGACCCAATACCTCATCAGTCTGACAATGATGTGGGCAGGCTCTGTGTAgcttcttgtatctttcccaagcttgatgAAGTGTCTCGACATCCCATTATTCaaacccaagaatctgactccTCAATGACTTTGTCTTCTTAGTGGgaaaaaacttgattaagaatttccttgctagatcatcccaagtgtggaTTGAGTTCGTAGGCTCCTTTTGCAACCATTCCTTAGCTTCCCCCAACAGTGAAAAGGGAGATAGTgtcagcctgacatagtcctCAAAAACATTCAAATAATTGTAAGTGTCTGTAATTTCTAAGAAATTCTCAATGTGCCTCTatgggtcttcatgagatagacccaCATATTGCCCTGTGATATTGTTTGAGTTCAAAATTCCTTGTGATCTCAGGCTTCCcaatagcctgagtcatattagcaagattgGGCTTTGTGGCTTCTATCACCGCACACTCTTCATTACCTTCCATCTTTGTTGGCTATGGCTGAACTACAATGTCCAACTCTCCTTCTATTCTAGTTCTAGCTTCGGCTTCCCTCCTCACTCTGCGAAGTGTTagttcaatttcaggatcaagaggAAAGAAATTTTTTGTGCTCCTACTCCTCCGCATTAAAGAGAAGAGCTCGCGTTAACACAAAGAAGGCAAACTGAAAATATAAACTTGAACAAATAACTAATAAAAGCTTAACTCAGTCAAGTTGCTAATTTCTAAGTCTCCCGCAACGACGCTATAAGCCTTTTGCGACAAAAAACACTTACGCAAGTGTACGCGGTCATCAAATAATAAATTAGTGAGTAGAGTATCAttcccacgaagacttatgattaacttttgACTTATCCAAACTCAATTAACTTATCGATTTGAAAGATTTCTCACAAGATATAGAAGTGACTAATTTACTACCTAAAATAATCAAGCAATGAATTAGCTAGAAAtcaacaaaaacaaataaataatttcaattaacaatcaGTATGAGAGAATATTCCAGGGTCACAGGTTAGCTAATAATCGTGTTGCATTCTTGGCTTAAAATGATTAATTGATTTATCTGGATTGTTGATTGGCAGGGTTaatattactcataagaatctaaCGAGTCCTTACTCACCTATTTAAGTTAActtaatgcctatatgtctatggaattaagattgacaataatgcatttacaattcctgtatttcaaccaagcaaggcaattaagtatgtGTCTATCCTAATTGCGAATCTGTTCCCCGATGCctaggttcaagaacttgctctatttaattctatatgcaatttagagttcccactttcgagttaaattctagattcatagatagtatttcactgttagctactcagcaaaataattaaaaatagaattaaataaacaacccaatatgataaaatcaactttgtaaaattaaacttcaaacatcAACATTTATATTTCACCCATGACCCAagaataatatggttcttatctaCTCATGTTCATACaatcatgaaaaatatatttttcaaacatAAAATTAATGAGTACTAGAAAAAGGATAGAAGAATTGATCAAATCCGTGCTCCCGAGTGTTGTGCCCTTTTTTTCTCCTATCAAAGTCATGTTCCTCCCTTAAAAATAGGTTTTGGTTGGCCTTTATATTAGTTGGGGCGTCTAGGGGTCAAAATACCCCAGTCCTAGTCAGAATAGGGCAATATCATGCCTCGAGCGTCCAAGGCAGCGTGGGGCGCTGGATTTGGCGCTCAAAAATTGAGTCTTCTGTAAACTACACTGTTGCGCCCCATTTTTACTTctcggagtccgggtttcgacattcatttgggaacaactcgtttccttttgggaattgagtatttgaagagttaccacctaacggattaaggtgcgttagggcacctagagcaattaactcatgtaaccagtTTGCATTGCCAGAGATTAGGTAAGAgcttgaaataaccttgaggagaaggtgttaggcatccctcgcggtccacaacggtgggtcccggaagaacttaaactatgtgaattagtcatttaacaagtaAGTGATCTcagcacatatttgcaaataaaggtagtttaTATAGTCTAAATACATATACTATCAAGAAAGATAAGCGTAAATTAAAGAGGTTTAAACAGTCCGAGAATACATAAACCAATGAAGTTTAGGAGATCTGAGTACACGTATGTGATTtagggaaagggaagtcctaagttgattagcctataggatcaatctgtgcaatgccTAGTAATCCTCCTCAATTAGAGAGGCtatacgtgacattagcgcgcaggtcatcatatccttttactacctattaccctccccttagtggttatataagcgagtttaattaacgaaCTCTAAGCGTGCTTTACCCATCCCTTCCTTATGGTCCCGAAGAAGTTTAGGACCTCTAgacttaggcagttctagacaatccTGAGGTGTTTAAAAGTCAAAAATCTAGGtgacaacaaataacacataggactgTCAATTAGGGAAGCAGATAAAGGGATCATGTTCACCTCCACATATATAGACAAATAAGCAACACGTCTCAAACATAGATTTTAGGTAATTTCAGAGCAATCGAAGAACAGGGTATCTAGGTGAGCATCAAAATACAGAATATGCAACATTGTTTTTTAAGGGCGAAATGACATAACCCTAATCAGGTTGCATGCTGATTTTAAAACCTATTAAACTTGAGCAATTTTATAAATAATCAGAGCACAATTTCTCAGCTTTTACAAGGACatcaattacctaaggcttgcctaggcgtggggcTATATACAACCATAGTGATAGAAGCTGTTTAAACAACTTGAAGTTATTTCAACCTATAGGCAGGCTGATCTAAGTGATGAAGGTTATAATAAGTGATTTTATATAGATTGATACTGGAACATGATACCAATGCGTGAAACTATTTTAGTCTATTTATTTGAGATACATGAGGCAAATGCACGTATAGTCCTAAAATATGATTTTTGATGCACATGGAGAAGGTTATTTATTGAGCAGTTTTAATGAACTATTGGCAAGATTTCCAAATGATCATGAATTATACAGAATCAGAAATAGAGTAGGGATCTACCACATGCTTCTAGTTTGCAAAGCAGTAAACGTGAATACCCTAAAACAGGATGTCTAATGCACAAATTTAGCATGGTTTAAATGCAAATAAACATAGAAATcctaaaacatgatttctagtGCATCACACAAGcttaaaacatgatttctatagcAGATTTGCATAATGTAAATCCCAAAGCATGATTTCCACCTAGCTTTACCCCATAGGATTCTATAgataccctcccttttcactattTACCCCAATATATATTTACAAAGGATTTTTATAGACCATGATTGCATAAATTACATAAATGAGATGTAAGCTGAACTATAGGGAGtctgaagcaggcccaaaataAACCTGGGAGTACCAGGTCTTCAATATAGTCTCAAATGCCTAGAAATCTCATAGCCAATTtgtgtccaggtgtgtcagagtttcctaaggacctcaaggataaTGGGTAGTGGTCACACCAAGACTTTTCACAAAATAGGAACTGATtatgtgtagtgtggaagggtcagccccaGTGTGCCAAAGTTCGTGTTACATCTCGCGTAGTCATACGttaaaagttttgtcttcagttaattgatgtagactcggggatgagatcatatTGACATCAACgcatttacgctatttataacaagcaataaagaAGTGTCATGAAGGCTAATgtggtacacgaattaaagaaaacaaatttcgttgaaagtggaaaatttgagataaaatacgggtcgagcgataatacctgataattatgaactagtaccatgcaaggtaccatatgaccacgataatataatgtataaagtatattaaaaataagtagaattttaagtaatttatgataatttttaaattatacgggtaattggttaattaccggttaacgagacattacccagttaactaataagtggatagaaattaataaattatataacacgtggcaagaagccacaaaacAAAGAATGACTGAGTAGCCATTTATGCCTATGTGGCTACCTAAGGATAAATGAGAATTTAATGTGACCAaaacaagacttatgataagtCTTGATACATTTTCATTTTGGACAAAAAACAGAACccaaaaaaatgtgaaaaatccCAAAACACGATACTTCAAGGATAAAAAAACCTTCCTAGTTCAAAAGCTTCAAAAGGTTCTGTCTTTGGTCCACAAGAAACATTACAAACAGAAGGTAAATAACTCACTTTGATCTTCTTCAAAAACGTTAGAAACATAAGCAAATTTTCCAACGAGAATTTGTTGAAATAGTAGCAACGTAGAATTTTGCGGTTCTagaagagtacggtgcaatcttcaccaagaatattatacggagttttcctactccaggtatgttaaggacatcccttctttcttttggcatggtccaaattatactgaataaacgagcaaacgcatagtttccataaattattctattcatagagaGGCTAAGAGTGTCTATATTCTTggttccccatgagaattattattatcatctattcatgggtatcagaataatacgcagttgaaaaaaagtttatccggaaggaatattgagattttaaaatatttttcatgcatttcacccatttatgcatgtgcattgacccatgaccagatggcgttatatacacgtatatatgtaaatatatgtatatgggatatgggaaaatgttacggagttatatacgcaccacaacctgatcagctggtatatgttgatgatattgtccACAATGGCCGAGACAATATAATGGGATGCCTTCAATggcttgatgatataatgtacacccatacctatgtgTGGGATggcatttatacgcacgtgcatgacattataaatgttttagaatttacaaagttattcagatttaaagacatgtttctatattccatgtttcatctatgtcttttacgtacaaattttcatgccttaaatactcagtacattttttgtacttaCGACCTATTTTGCGGGGCCTGTGttttatgcccgcaggtgcaggtaggcaagctgacggtccctctttttaggatccctgatcggtaagagttggcgtgctctacttgatccggagctacttttgattttggtacgatatgtttatatatatatgggtatgacgtggctcagtcccgtctttgtacagttatgtttaattccattagaggtttgtagacagtgTGTCTAGTTGGgctgtatgtggccttgtcggctttcagttttggatgtatagttgtctatagcagccttgccggctcgcccaccgtattctgcatgtatacgcaCATCTGCCTTGTTGGCAGGtctccttcatgtatgttattttttaaattcagcaaatgttattcaggttcatatcttagacgcattcTTAGGGGGTGTTTGttaggtaggactcaggcacccgtcgcggcccatcggtttgggtcatgacagttcGGAGGAATCTCATAGGATTCCTAGGCAGTACACACATTGGAGGGACAGAACCTATTGACCTAAGATTAAAGTAAGAGTGCTTGACACAGTTTTGAAAGACTTTGTGAAAAAACAGTGTAGAGATAACTTTAGGAGTAAAAGATTTTGAGATAGAAATTAGTTGTAAGAGAAGGCTAAGAGTGAAAACCATTTAAGAGAACAGTAAGAACATATTTTTTGAAATCTGTTCTGAAGAGAGCAAGCACATAGTCAATCAGTAATAGGGTACATAAACATCCAACAAACCAATGGCACACATGGATGACAGGGGTTGGGAACATATAGGAGTCACATTGGGGGGTACATGGACATGGTATAGAGGAAACATACAAACAACAACTGCATAAAAAACTTAGGATCTTAGAGACTTAGCAGGTTAGTCATGGACAGtaaactattaacacatagatcACATATGTAATGTAGAGAGCACGACATGTCTTAAACAAGATTAAGTATACAGGCATGGTCAATCACATACATCAAATAACCAACATGATCACATAGTTAAGGGTTTAAACAGATGTTGACAAATAGGCTTGTCAAGTATCAGACAACTAAGTGAAGTGTAGACATGCTAATCATACATTGAACAAAACAGAACTTAAACGTGCAGTAATGAAGAGAGCACAAAATGTAAAGCAAGTGCAGttcaatatctagccttggcttacagccagCTAGATCAGTGATTATCACAGGTAATAGAGAAAGAAAggagagttttgagtgtaagtgtgtgttttttTTAACTAATGTTCATGTGTTAAGAAGTAAAATAGaggagtttatatagtagttcaaaGGTAGGGCAAATAAGGTAACAGTACcaacttcaatcaatcaagaGAGGATCACAGAATCAATTACACGAAGAAAATCAGTATAGTCTTCcattaattaagggtaattaacCAACGATAAGGATAGGAAATATTAAGGATAGAAATTCAAATAAGACATAAACAAAGGGTGAATAATTAGGAGTCTAATTAAGAAAATATTCACATAAGGAATTAGTAAATATTATAGGCaattaaataaggtaagaacACCAATTAAGGTCATAAAGAGAGAAATAATCGAGATTCACTAAATCAGAATTTCAAAGTGATACTGATTTTTGGAAAGATACCAACTTCCACAAATAGAAGATAAGATAACTAAAATTCCATAAACATAGAGATATTAGACGAAAAAAATAATTATGAAACCCTAATAGGGATTACTTAGGGTAAATGAATCTGACTAAGGAAAAACACGTATGTAAAAACACAGAATGAAACAATGCATTGGGTAACATGGAAAAACTCATAATCGAAGCAAAGCATcagaaaattagggttttcacaTAAATCGACTAGGGCTTAAGCATCTTTAGCATAAATAAGTCGAGAACACATAAGAACTAACTATTAAGGATTAAAAATTAGAAACCCTTTGAGAAAATAACTTATagtaaaccctagtttaggaaaaatGGGAAATCAGTTAAAAAGTAGAAAGCATTCAAGGAAAACATGTGAAATATGTTCGATTTGTCTCAGATCTGAGAAGATCGGAGaccaaaaaattagggtttttagaaTGTTCAACAGAGATAAGAACGTAAGCTTAGAAAACCATGCATTCATAACAAAATAAGAAAGATTCTTACTGAAGGCCGGGAAAATAGCCTGAAACAGGCAAGAAACCGAAGGTGCAAAACAGACCTGCCTAGGTCCCTTGAAATCCCCTCAAGGATCTAGGAGACGGATAGACCATAGCCGGTAGGAGTCGGTGGTAGGGAAATTAGGGTTTTGCTAGAGAGCGTTTGAGGGAGAAAGGGGAAGAATGACGACGGGGGAAGGGGTaaatgattagggttagaggGGGGTTTGGTTAGTTTAATTATTTTAGGAAAATCCTGGACCATGGATAAAAAataatcaacggccaggattgtcTAAGAATTGGGTCGGGTAGGTAAATTATTTGGGCCTAAAGTTTTGGGCTAATTTATAAAGAGGTGTTGGGCTGGTTtgtacgcggcaaaatcagaggacttgatttcttgctgtcaagtcatttcggaagaaCACCCCGAGGATGGGAAGCCATGACCAAGTTCCCGACCTtagggctcgtcgaggcccgactcaaagaaaaTGAAGATCAAAGCCAGGACAGAGTGGGAATTTCCCAAGGCACTCAGCTAAGTCTGACAGGGACGACCTATCTAGAGCCTATGATGAGGCAtcgcgtcaagccatcccatctccctACTCTGTAATTAATCTCCACGTACTTGCAGCCGAGTTCCCCTCTTACATAAATGGTATTCATCCTACCTTGTAATGGACTGATGTTACTCCATTTCTCcataagtgcaataatatctctctctctctctctctcttttctttctaacttgttcgttGTCGCTGGCCCGAGGTCGCCTCGACATCCATTGCTTTTTTACTTGTTCTTCACCATATACCTTAATAATGGTCATAAAGAgacttgtttaattatatcttcaactgttatcgCATACTcgactatccccgatagttcGAGCTTGACCCTGACGCCGACCTCGAGGTTCCTCATTGACCAAACCAGTATTCGGGCAGCAGGCCCTTCGGTTCGATTATTATCTCGTTTTAGCTCATATTTAATCtttaaactccatattattagcatcaactgctctaacaactagctcgggaatagatcatgtatttttagaatctcatttacaaatttcattattgttaccattttcgcgataaacagtttgacgcccaccgtggggataaaaataataatgattattttcttgctagtttcgttGCACAAATGCACATTATCTTTTGCACTTTTTCTtctccaagatcctttgatttcaggtcaaaatatctGGCTCAATAAATGGAATCGAGAAAGACAACCTTGAAAATCACGGGAAAATGGTGTGGTTGTCTCGGCCGTCGGTGCACCACTACAGAATCCCGATAAAACGCCCGGAACGATTCTAGCAGACGTAGATTCACAGGATGCATAGCAAGTAGACAAAACTTCTCACACAGACAGGAGCATTCAACGTACCGACCAATAGGAAGCCCAACAAACCCCGGCTGGGGAAACACATGAAGTTAGCCTTAATGATATTTTTCcaatgttgtaggcacaacagttggctatcgctcagttgcagaGCCATCCGGGGATCCCCAGCACAGTAGCGTCGGAAACAGCTCCCTGCACTGAACGAGTACCtaaaagatcaagcaacaatggaTCGATAACAGACCCCGCCATAATAAAGACGCTGGAGGATCTCTCCAAGAGAATCGAGTCAGGTTCGTAGAGGCTCATGCAACAGTTATCTCCCGGGGAAGTGGTCCCGGAACCCGCTTCACAAAAAAATGGAACGCCGGAACTCCCTAGGTGCGACAGGGCCTAGGATCCTGATGAGTACACCACCGCTTACACATGTGCTGAAAACAGCAGCGACCTTCAATatgatgagttcgagcccgtCCCATTGAAATTTTTTAGGGAAACACTCTCGAGAGGAACCATGATGTGGCACTGCAGCATAGCGCCTGACTTCACAAACTCGCTTACCATATCAGCAAATCCCTCCGTAGCAGCACATACCGATGTCATCGAAGCAGTAACGGAAGAGCCTGACACGTCTGAAGCCAAACAAAGATAGAGTGAAACACCACGGAAGGTCACACATCATTCCTTGATAATAGGAATGAGATCGTTCCTGATTTCGGATCACTGGGCAACCCGGGCCTTCGCCCAAAATTTGAACGAAACATGCCCGATGACTTCAAGTCATTTCAAATAAAGCTTAATCAGATACCCAGCCGAGACCTGGTCGGATGCCCGTACCCAGCACCGACCACAAATCAAGGCCATGGACAACCGTTTGGGAGCCTTTACGGGCCATGTATATCCAAGTAGGCTCCCAGCAAAGAAACTAGCGCCCAACAGATGGAGGTACCATCCGTGCACCACGAATGAAAGGAACGCCAAAAGATGCAATCTACCCCGCAATTGTAGGGAAATAGTTCGAGGGCAACGTCCTCGGGGAATCTTCAGTGGAACCTGATCTTATGAGGCGCAACCGGCAGAGGAACCCCGCCCAGTGGAGTATGATTTCAGCATTGTCATGccaaacatcgtgatcaccataagtgAAACCAAGGACGCCGAACGACACAAGCCTATTTGTCTAAGACCCCATCAAAAGAACCACAACCCAGCGCAGAAACCGCAGGGCGTGTGCAGCCATAGGATCAACAATGGACACCATATCGGAAGGACGACGGCCGCGTTACTCAACAAAAATCACGGTCGAGTACCATTGAGCGGTCAGGATCGAGTCCGGCCCCAAGGAAGGAAGGAAACCGGGAAGGATGAAGTGAACAAGACTTGACTTATTTTCACAACAATGAAGGAGTTGTGTCATCCTCCGtggactcataaaatggaaaaTGAAAATGTTCGCCGTCAGGAAAAGACGGATCCAGGGAAGTATTGCGGAGGACACCCTCACATCCAGGGAAAAAGACATTGACATTTCGCCTCGGCATCACACCaacgcattggtaaccctctccctcatttgatctatttcaaataaaacgtgtgtTCATGAATTTAGGTGGTCCAATCACGCACAACAAAGATGTCGAACCAAAGACAATAGGGAGGACCAAATCACTCCCGTATCCCGAATCACTGGCGAATTCCTAATGATGAATCGCCACAAAGACCATCCTCTTAATACGACCCGTATGAGTTCGGGCCAGGACGTTGAGCTTTATACCATCGGAGGAGGCACAAAGCACGGATGTCTTAGTTAAACAACCGCAGGCACACCACCCGGAGATAGAGTCGGCCCCGTTTCGCCAAAATTATGGAATCCCTCGCAAAGGGAAAAACTAAAATAAGTCGACAGAAAGCAATACACAACGAGAGGAAATTCTTTACCATATGAAGCATCGCCGGCCTCAATGCCCCCACCCTCGGAAGGATCAAAGGGCAAGCAAACCACATCTTCAGCCAAACCTAATAAGACACAACGGATGGTTGTATCGGGGCTCATACCTTGGAAGGATAAAAACATACTGAATCTAAAAATGTCGTCTATGCGTCCTGCGGTAAGGAAGAActactttattcccttgttattttttcactATCATGTATGCATACAGCTGGCCAGGATATTCGGAGGTTCTAACTCTACCCGGAGACCCCTAGGCCTTAAAAAGAGGGGGGGAGGCATCGCGCTTTTCCCCCTCAGTCAGGCTTCCGCCCCAAAGAAGGCCTTGTaagcaagattattagcggagcCACGTACCCCCAAAAGAGGATCCGATACGGTCGCACGCCTTCTTCTACAATCCAACGACGAGCGATAATTTATTTCTAAGGTCACCGTCCACATGAGAAGACTGGGAAATGGCAGAACAAACCCCAATCGGGAATTATGTACCGAATCGAATGGTCTGAGGAGCCGCGCTCGCGCGGGTCAAGCTCACAATGATGAAACAATGTATATCTGCACCAAGTAATAAATGAATATCTTTTCAACGTCTTGTTCTCCGGACAGGGAAATCTCAAGTATACCCCCGACAGGGGCCTCTTCACCAAACacgtcccgagatactcggagacttagcgtcagcgATTCAGCACACGCACGACCCTAGAGTCGAAACTCCAGGCTCATAAAGCCCCTaaaaggcaactccgagctcacaaaAAACGGTCTTCACGCTTAAACaaattcgatgactcggagactgtcgttCATCACCAATGGCTATGTGCTGGAAAActcgaaactgtaagacccctagcggacAGACTCGGCAAAACCAGGTCTATTCTAAATtacaaaaattgtaagaccttaacaggcatgacaaactgtaagacctcaacaggcatgaaaaattgtaagacctcaacaggcatgacaaactgtaagacctcaacaggagtgaaaatcccaaagtttagactatacatcgcatttgtaagaatcacgaaagggcataccctcggtgtagacggcTAAACtgtcactcgggatcaaaaatggctatggacaaacacatatgactatgatCAAAACGGATGATACAGCCAAACCAACGGGACTCGGAGAcacccgaccgtcgctaaacaaaaattgtaggccattacttcgaatatacttcggaaagaaccggttaaaataggcttccctcaacaggcaaaaatgagcttcgaccatgtcagctccaaatcataagGCTTCAacctactcagcctatgagctatgaaccttccgaggtgctcaaaacatcaccgataacgacttgaaatcgaggttcttccagaaccgatgacgggtcaggcaaatatctttcaaaagaccttaacgagcag
This sequence is a window from Nicotiana sylvestris chromosome 3, ASM39365v2, whole genome shotgun sequence. Protein-coding genes within it:
- the LOC104236653 gene encoding uncharacterized protein, whose translation is MEGNEECAVIEATKPNLANMTQAIGKPEITRNFELKQYHRTDEVLGHTFVDGLDEASKMNLDSPCESSCMARPYNEIQLLLNNFTTNDHNWQGDGDSRRAIKQKAAGLIELDDFSAMRADIAKFANQMNRMTMQKTQPMQHVEQMSICCELCGDSDMSDMCPTNPESIYYVRQQSRGPMINRNNMRTLTTQIGRIIPTFHGGGNQPNQNHYRPQGNFNKPHNLPQQVEETTNDLLKKLLLDNQQLSTDFGNLERQMGKLATNQYTRPAGTLPSDIDKNSEVNAVTLRNMRELEKVPKKRKDKHIPEGELIPKVQLKIPLVDVLCEIPKYAKYLKEIVSHKRRLTEFETVALTEECTSRVQNKLPQKLKDPSSFTIPVRIGNIDVGCALCDLGVSINLMPLSLFKQLGLGAPRPTTVIIWLTDYEANELVPIIVGRPLLVTGDEIIKVRDGKMILKVDNEELVFNVYKAIQLPCYYEELSIISVVEVDEQLLDMSVDLDDSLEKALILFDILEIDDEVEEMMHILDAFCSYMQGIHPFEPMNRPSGPPPTPSIEEPPKLELKPLPLTFNMLILAEEKLLRVLCEHTREFGWTMSDIRGISPALRMHKVLI